In the Parashewanella tropica genome, CGCATTCTTGCATCACGCTCTCAGCTTTATGGGCACTCTGTTGAAGTGTGGCAATAATGGTTTGAATATTCGCGGTTGAGTCTTGAGTTCGGGATGCCAATGTTCGCACTTCATCTGCAACAACTGCAAAACCTCGACCTTGCTCACCAGCACGAGCCGCCTCAATGGCAGCATTTAGAGCCAGTAAATTCGTTTGCTCAGCAATACCACGAATAACGCTAAGTACTTCACCAATTTGTTCAGAACTATCCCTTAACTCTCGTACCACATCCGATGCTTCAATGACTTGTTGCGACATATCATACAAGCCTTTCGCCGCTAAGCTTACAATTTCACCACCTTCTTCGGCTTGATGATGGGCGTTATCAGCAAATTCACTGCTGCGCTTGGCACTGTTCGCCATATCTTGGCTGGTGTGTGCCATCTCACTGGCTGCCGTTGCCACAGAATCAATTTGACGTTTCTGCTCTGTCACATTGTCTAACGCTTGCTCATATTCGGCTCGGATCTCTTCAACACCTTGATTCACTTTTTGGGTTTGTTCTAATGTGCCCTTAAGCATGTTTTGCACTTTTTCAGCAAAGAGGTTGAAGGCACGACTTAATCGCCCAAGCTGATCTTGACGGTCTAGTTCTATTCGTCTGGATAAATCACCATCGCCTTGAGCAATGTCTTCCATAGATTGCACTAACTTATTCAATTGTTGACGAAACGGCTGCAACATTCCCCATACCATAAACCCCACTAAAGCGATGATGGCGAGTGAGATTAAGGTGGCATTCCACACCGCTTGACTCACCGGAGCCTCAATCACGGCTGTCGGTAACATAAAAGCAAGATGCCAATGCTGTTTGGGATAATCACCTTTAACGCTCATAAAGGTGACTCTTTGTGGCACGCCTTTATAAGTGACTTCAGCAACACCCTGTGTGTTCGATAATATTTGCGATTGTAGTTTTGAGAAACCTTGAGTTTGCGAAAATGAGTTGTCTACTTTCGCCAGCATTGAACTTGGAGGAAGTGATGCATTAAAGTCTTTAAAAAATACCAGTTTTCCTTGATCAGTAACTAAAAACGCCTGACCTTGATTTTGATATTTAATCGACGCTAATAGGTTTTTTCCTATGGTATCCACCAGAATATCCATTCCTCCAATACCAATCAGATCACCTTGTTTGTTTTTAATTAAGGTTTTTACCGTAGAAGAAATTGAACCGTCATTCGCGTCTACAGCAGGCTCGCCAACAAACAGTCCACCTTTGTCTATAGCTTGCTGCCACCAAGGTCGTTTGTTGGTGTAATAATTAGGGTCGCCATCGTAACGACCGGAAGTGTCAAAGTATTCGAAGGTATGAGCTGAGCCAAAAAATACCGCTTTAATATCGACATCATGATCAGTCAGATAAGAAAAATATTGCACTGTTTTTTGATATTTAGCGTCTTGACTAATATCACTACCACGATCTCGGTAATTATCTATCCATTCCACCAGCTCAGGCTGAGAGAAAAGCGTATGAATTATTTGGCCTTTGGCCACAAAGTAGTTACTGATCTCTGTCGATTTTAGAGTAACTAACGCTTCAATATCATTATCGATGTTAGTTCGAGTGCGTTCGCTTTCATTATGAACAAGATAGCCCGCAACAAGGGTGAGAAGAAGAGCCAAAGGGCTAACGATCATGACGACCAGTTGTAAACTGAGAGAGCGCTTAATTGATTCCATCGGAGACTTTGTTATTTTTTTGTAAAAATCAATTCTTAAAAAAACCGATTTAGAAATCAACCATCACCAAAGAAAACAACAGTATTCACTACAAAGAACTAAAAACACAATTCATTTAACTAAATCATTAAACATCATCAACATTACTACGAATGTTAAATACACAAAAATCAACCAATTTCCTTTATAGCTCAAAAGGTAATTGCAATTGTTCATTACCACTTTCTATTATTTGTTTCGAGCGCAAACCAACAGAAACTCCAATTAAGCGAATACCTTTACCTTCGCCTCTTTCATAGGCTTGCTCTAATAATTGAAACAGGCCTTGTTCTTGAATTGATTCAGTTTGGTGCTCAACCGTTGTTTGTACAAAGTCTGAAAATTTTAGTTTTACCACTTGTTTATTGATTTCACGCTCGGCAGCATTCCGTTCAACTCGACGTCTTAACTCATCAATGAGCTTAACTAATACAGATTGGCATTGCTCTAATGTGTATATGTCTTGCAACAAAGTGGTTTCCACGCCTACTGATTTTCGTTCACGGTGAGAAACGATAGCCCTGTCGTCGCGTCCAAAGCTGCGGTTTATGATCACTTCTCCAAACTTTCCAAATCGTTTTAACAATGATTGACGATCGTATGCTTGAACATCTGCACAGGTTTTAAGCCCCATCCCTAATAACTTTTCTTCTGTGACTTTGCCGACACCAGGGATTTTTCTCAGTGGTAATGTTTTTAAAAAATCATCGACTTGATCAGGAGAAATCACACATTGACCATTGGGCTTATTGATATCTGAAGCGACTTTGGCTAAAAACTTAATCGGAGCAACGCCCGCAGACGCTGTCAGTTGAGTCACTCTAAATATTTCTTCTCGGATCGCTTCGGAAATCAAGGTCGCAGAGCCTTGATGTTGTTTACAATCGGTGACATCTAGATAGGCTTCATCCAAAGAAAGTGGCTCAATAATGTCAGTATACTTTTGGAAAATAGCTCGAATTTGCTTGGATATGTCTTTGTAAACCTGCATCCGTCCCGCAACTAAAATCAAATGAGGACATAGTTTAAGAGCTTGCTGGGTGGGCATTGCTGATCGTACACCGTATTTTCTGGCTTCATAATTACTGGTACTGATCACACCACGAGTTTGACGGCTTCCGCCTACAGCTAAAGGCTTGCCGCGATATTCAGGAAAGTCCCTCATCTCCACAGCGGCATAAAAGCAATCCATATCAACATGAATGATTTTTCTGCACTTAGTCATCGCCACCCCCATACACTGTATATAACAACAGTATATGGGTAATTATGGTTAAAATAAACTATTGAAAGCCAATCTGGCTACTGGGTGTGTAATGATATGTTTTCATCACACTTGGCTTAGGACAAGTTGAGAGCCTTTGCTTATCAGAAAGTAAATACCATTGACGTCGATGGGCTTCACCTAAATGAATCGCTCCTTTCAGGGTATAACAACTTAAGCTAGCTTCAGATGAGGTCAAAATATAGCGGTTTTCCTGCTGAGCTTGCCATTGCCACGCTCGCTCAAACTGCACTTTATCAGGAGCAAGGTAGCTAAACTGAGTGACAGGTCTGTCGACAAACATGAGTAGCTGCTCTTTGAACTTCACTAACCCCAGCTCAGAATCTTGAGGTAAGGTTTGAGCGACTTTTTTCATTATTTTTTCAGGCGTTCGATAAGGATCTATCGCAGGCCAAATCAATAATGCCGTGACTAACCAAGCCCCAATAGTTAACGTTGAAAGTTGTATAAAAATATCTTTTTTACGCTGCCAAATACAAAAGCCAACACCTACGATTGATGCAATCACCACAGGCCAATACGCTTGTTCAAATAAAGGCTTATACACGAGATTTTTCTGTGGAATATCCAGCAAGCCAAAATAAAATGCTGACAGTAATATGATTGCAATAACCATAAGCAATACATATATCGTCCATAACGCTTGGCTTATCCACCGTCCCAATTCCATTTTCGTTAAACGCAGCCAACATACCGCCCCAACAATTGATAGCATGGGAAGCGCTGGCAGAATATAGACGGCACGTTTACCCGCCGAAATAGAGAAGAACACGACGACTAATATCGCCCATACAAATAGTGTTTTAACGACCTTATCTTGTTTTATAACGTCCAGTGTAGTGCGTCCACCAGCCAGTAGCATGATAAATAATGGCAGCCATAAAAATGGCATGACCTGTGAGATATAGTAATACCACGGCTTAATGTGATGCCAAGCGTTAGCGTAGCGCTCTGCCGTTTGTTTGAAGAGAATATTGTTTTTGTATGACACTAAATCAGCAGAGCCACTGTTATCAACAATATGAAGCATTGGAAGCAGCCATAAAGCGACTACAGCTAGCATAATCACCGGTGTCAACCAGACTAACGCATTCCAAGGCCTGTGTGGGGTTTGATAATTTCGAAACCATACCAGTAAGGGAATAAACATTAGCAGAGGTAAAAAACCAACACCTTTAGTGATTATCCCTAACCCCATCGCGCTGGCGCCAAGATAGAGCCAGCGTAGCCCATTACCTAAAATAAAATAACGTACCATCCCATAACAACCTACAGTGGTAAAAAAACACAGGGTCATATCGATTTGTGCCGTCTTCGCTTGAATAAGAAATTGGGGAGTTGCGATAAGAATTAATAAAGCTGTGAAAGCAACTTTGTGGTCATAGAGTCGCTTACTAAGATCGTAGACCATATAAGCTGTTAAGAACCCAGCAAAAGCACTTGGCAATAAAAAAGCGACTTTTAAATTGCCCGTTAGTTGATAAAAAACAGCAATCAACCACATAAAAACAGGCGGCTTGTCAGGGTAATACTCCCCTGCTCGGCTCGGAAATAGCCACTGACCAGATTGCAACATTTCTCTTGCGACTTGAGCAAATCTTGGTTCATCAGCAGGCCAAGGAAAGCGCAGCCCTAACCCAGCCACGAGTACAACAGCTAAAGCGACAAATACGATAAACAGCCATTTTTGCTCTGCTTTGATTTGCATGGTTAATCCCTTTTCTACTCAGAGCTAGAAAGTGCCTATGATAAAACTCAAGAGTAGGTATCAATATCCTTGCTGTGATTAACATCATCTGACTGCTGATGGGTTTGATTCGACTGAAGATCTTGGTTTATTTTCAACTGAGGCATAACCACAGTTTTATATAGGTAACTACCAATTAAAGTAGAAATTACCAACAAAGCAAGACTTAGCCATAATTGAATGCTATCCGTTTGTGCAATGCCCGCCCCCACAAAACTAAACAACATCATTTGTGGGAGATAACCAATAAAGCTACCGAAGAGAATGCCACCAAGAGGTAATTGACTTAAAGCCGCAGCAATATTGGTAAGCAAGTTACTGCCAATGGGCATTAAACGAATTGCGCATATCCATAACCAAGTGCGTTTTTGCATGAGTGATGTCACTAACTCCAGCTTAGATTGATATCGCTTTTTAAACCACCGACCACCGAATTGCCTAATGTAAAAGATGGTTAGTAATGACCCCAGTAATGTCAGAAGTGTAGAAAGTAAGCTCCCCCAAACACCACCTAGTACCGCACCACAAGCCAATGCAATCATTTGCCTTGCGCCACCAATGGCAGTAAACAAAATACTCACGACAATAAAGAGTCCCCACCCCGACCATCCAGCATGAGAAAATATTGATACCAACTTTAAATGAACATCCGTATTACCAAACACGCCAAATTGAAGGGCAGCAATCAAAACCAACATCAATGCACTGAGAAGTAACACGCTGCGGCTCATCTGTATTCCGTTTTACTTAAAATGGTGTGTGATTGCACTACGGGGCAACGACTACGCTTCACTAACCAGCGAACCCCAAACAAATCAACAATACCAACCCAAACTCGATTCCACGCTGTATATTTTGAAACTCCGAAAGCCCGATCCCGATGAGAAACAGGCACAACTTTTATCTGTCCTCCCATTCGCTTTATAAGGGCAGGTAAATAACGATGCATATGATCAAAGTAAGGCAGTTTTTGCCAAGTCATCTTGGGAATTAGCTTTAAGCCACAACCAGTGTCTGGGACATCGTCATGTAAGATGGCATTACGAATAAAATTAGCAATCTTAGATTGAAGTCGTTTCCATGAGGTGTCCTTGCGTTGGTGTCGAAAACCAGTAATGCAATAGTCTTTATCTTCTGGTAGTTTTTGGGCTTGTTCCATAAGTAATGGAATGTCAGCTGGATTGTTTTGACCGTCACCATCTATGGTGACTAACCATTTTCCACGAGCTTTTTGGGCGGCTTGATAAAGCGCGGTAGACTGTCCAACACTCGCTTGATTTTCGACAAGCTGAGCTTCAATTTGTAACAGCTCACAGTGGGTAATAAACAAGTCACCAGTGGCATCTATGCAGCCATCACTGACCAGCACGACTTCAAATGGACATATTTCAGAAAGAGCCACATGAACTTCTTTGATCAAATTGGGAATATTTTCCGCTTCATCTTTCGCGGGGATCAACACTGAAACTAAAAAGGGCTCATTTATTTCCCAAGCTTTCATTTATGCTCCCACAAACCCAAATAAATTGAGTATGGCACAAGCTTAGAAAGCTGCCGTTGAAATCAGAAAGTCGTGGCTCAAAGTATATGGATAACCTAAGGTTTGTATCGTAAATCATAATGTTACTGATTTCGTTATACAGAGCTGAGGTTATGGATAGCAAAAAGGCTCCGAATGGAGCCTTTCTAATAACTAGATAATTCGGTTTTTCTCGAGCATTTCTTTCCGAGCTTGCTCTTTTTCCATACGACGCTTACGACGGTCGCAGGGATCATCACAATCGCATGCTTTCTCAATACCAATAGCGCCTAAACCACCGCAACTACCTTCAACGGCTTTACGCTTTACAAGGTAGCCAATAGACATCAATAAAAAAAATACTAGCAATACTACAAAGGCGGCGATAAAGGTGCTCATACTTGCTCCGAATAATTCTAACTATTTCGAACTTGGTACATACGGTTTAAAAGCATCACTATAGATAACCTTGAAACCATCTTTATGTTTTTCGATGAGCATTATCGCTAAGTTCTCTTTTTTAGCAAGCTCTAATGCACGCTTTGTCCCCAATACCATCATGGATGTAGAGTAACCATCTGCCATCATACACGATGGATGTAATACGGTCGCAGATACCAGCTTATGCTGAACTGGGTAGCCAGTATTAGGATCAATAATGTGAGTATAGCGTTTTCCGTTCTCTTCAAAGTAGTTTCTGTAATCTCCAGATGTCGCCATTGCCATGTTACCCGGCTGAATAACCTCTTGAACGGCACGTTCATTCGACACTGGTTTTTCTACCGCAATACGCCAAGCACTACCGTCCGTTTTCGTGCCTTTTACTTTTAACTCTCCACCAATTTCAACCAAATAACCACTGATGTGGTATTTGTCCATTATGCTCGATACTTTATCTACGCCGAAGCCTTTGGCAATGGTTGATAAGTCAACGTATAAATCTTTACTGCCTTTAGTCAAAGTTAAACCATTAATCTCGATCGCATGAATGTTAATTTTGGCTTTAGCGGCATCGATTTGAGCTTGTGGTGGTGGCTCTACTTTCGGTTTATCTGGACCAAAACCCCAAAGGTTAACTAATGGACCAACAGTAATATCTAAAGTCCCATGAGACTGTTTTTGTAACAGCTTTGATGCTTTCAGTACCTTAACTAAATCAGCAGAGACAGTAATACTCTGACCTTGTTTTAACTTGTTAAAACGAGATAACTCTGAATTTGGGCGGTAAGTAGACATCTGGTCATTGACCAGCTCTAACGCAGTATCAATTTCCGCTTGTAATGCTTTGGGATCTGGTACGTTGTCATTAGGGACAAATTTAATGTGGTAAGTCGTCCCCATGGTATTACCCGCCAATGCAACATCATTCGCAGGCTTGCTACATCCTGTTACTACACTTAAAGTAAATAACGATACTAATAATAACCAATATTTTTGTTTTACCAGCCAATTCATTACTAAAGTCCTTAGAACTGAAAAATTAGAAGCAGAGTTAACTTTTTAAGGCCAATTAAGACCAATAAATACCATGCAATAATACCAATAAAAAAGCCGTAAGACTTTATATCTTACGGCTTTTAGGTAGAAATTCAGGCTAATTAGCCACCGAAATCATCAAGTAGGATGTTTTCGTCTTCTACACCAAGATCTTTTAGCATGCCAATAACAGCAGCGTTCATCATTGGAGGACCACACATGTAGAACTCACAATCTTCTGGTGCTTCATGGTCACGCAGGTAGTTTTCATACAATACGTTGTGGATGAAGCCAGTGTATCCGTCCCAGTTATCTTCTGGTTGTGGATCAGAAAGGGCTACGTGCCAGTCGAAGTTATCGTTCTCTGCCGCTAGACCATCGAAGTCTTCAACATAGAACATCTCACGCTTAGAACGAGCACCATACCAGAAGCTCATCTTACGCTTAGACTGAAGACGTTTAAGCTGATCGAAGATGTGAGAACGCATTGGCGCCATACCAGCACCACCACCAACGAATACCATTTCAGCGTCAGTTTCTTTCGCGAAGAACTCACCGAATGGACCAGAGATGGTTACCTTGTCACCCGCTTTTAGGCTCCAGATGTACGATGACATCTTACCGCAAGGTAGGCTTAAATCACGTGGCGGTGGCGTAGCAATACGCACGTTCAACATGATGATGCCTTCTTCTTCTGGGTAGTTCGCCATTGAGTAAGCACGAATGGTTTCTTCGTCAACTTTAGACTCTAGCTTGAAGAAGCCAAAGTGCTCCCAGTCACCACGATACTCTTCAGGAACATCGAAGTCTGCATATTTAACATGGTGAGCTGGTGCTTCAATCTGAATGTAACCACCTGCACGGAAAGGTACAGATTCACCATCAGGGATACCAAGCTTAAGTTCTTTAATGAAGGTCGCTTTGTTATCGTTAGAGATAACTTCACATTCCCACTTCTTGATACCGAAGATTTCTTCGTCTAATTCGATTTCCATGTCGGTTTTCACGTTAACCTGACATGATAGACGACAACCGTTACGCGCTTCACCTTTAGTGATGTGGTCAAGTTCGGTTGGAAGAATATCACCACCACCAGACTTAACATTTACACGACACTGACCACATGAGCCACCGCCACCACAAGCACTAGAAACGAAAATACCGCTTTCAGCTAATGCGCCTAATAACTTACCGCCCGCTGCGGTTTTAATGGCTTTGTCAGCATCGCCGTTGATGCCAATGGTAATATCGCCTGATGCAACCAGTTTTGACTTAGCGAATAGAATCACTAATACCAAAGCTAGGACGATCAAGGTGAACATACCTACACCTAAAATTACAATATCCATTAACTTATCCTTTAAAGGTCTGGCCTAAGGCGTCTTATAAAGAGACGCCAGAGAAAGACATGAAACCTAAGGCCATTAGACCCGCTGTGATAAAGGTAATACCTAGACCACGAAGACCATCAGGTACGTCTGCGTACTTCATTTTCTCACGGATACCCGCAAGTAAAACGATAGCCAGAGCCCAACCTACACCAGAACCAATACCGAACACTACGCTTTCAGTTAGGTTGTAATCACGCTCAACCATGAATGAAACTGCACCGAAGATTGCACAGTTTACGGTGATTAGCGGTAGGAAAATACCTAGTGCGTTGTACAAAGGTGGGAAGTACTTATCTAAAGTCATTTCCAAAATTTGTACTAGAGCCGCAATTACACCGATAAAGGTGATGAACTTAAGGAAGCTCAAATCAGCATCTGGGAAACCTGCCCACTTAAGTGCGCCTGGAGCCAACAATGCTTGGTAGATGATTTGGTTTACTGGTACAGAAATCGCCAATACTACGATTACCGCAACACCCAAGCCCATAGAAGTCGTTACTTTCTTAGATACGGCCAAGAAAGTACACATACCTAGGAAGAATGACAGTGCCATGTTTTCAATGAAAACAGAGCGAATGAATAAACTAATATAATGTTCCATCGTTCTTACCCTTTCGCTTCAACTTGATCAGGCTTGTAAGTACGGATGATCCAGATCAGAATACCAATCAAGAAGAACGCACTTGGTGGAAGCAGTAACAGACCGTTTGGTTGATACCAGCCGCCTTCCGAAATCTTTTTCATGATTTCGATACCGAATAAGCTACCGTTACCGAACAATTCACGAACAAAACCAACTGCAAGAAGGATTGCACCGTAACCTAAACCGTTACCGATACCATCCATGAAACTCATCATTGGTGGAGTCTTCATTGCGTAGGCTTCAGCACGACCCATTACGATACAGTTAGTAATGATCAAACCAACGAATACCGAAAGCTGCTTCGCTACATCATAAGCGAACGCTTGTAGTACTTGGTCTACCACGATTACCAATGACGCAATAATGGTCATTTGCACGATGATACGAACGCTGCTTGGGATCTGTTCACGGATCATTGAGATAAACAGGTTCGAGAACGCCGTCACTGCGGTCAATGCCAAGGTCATTACCAAGGCGGTTTCCATTTTACTGGTTACCGCAAGCGCACTACATACACCCAAGATTTGCAGAGCAATCGGGTTGTTGCTGATAATAGGACCAGTTAAAACTGATTTTAGCTCTTTAGCGTTAGCCATTAGCTTAGCCCTCCTTTACGAACTTTCTCGATGAAACGAGCAAAGCCTTCGTTACCTAACCAGAACGTTAGTGAGTGCTGTACACCATTACTGGTTAGCGTTGCACCAGAAAGTGCATCAACACCATGTACCGTCATCGCTTCTGCAGGGTTCTTAGTGACTTTAATCGCTAAGTTGCCTTTATCATCGTATAACTTCTTGCCATTCCACTTAGCAATCCACTTAGGATTTTGTACTTCACCACCAAGACCTGGAGTTTCACCACTGCCTGAAAACTTATAGTAAACCAAGTTCTCAATTGTGTTCATGTCAGGCTTAACCGCAAGGAATGCGTACATTGTTGACCAAAGACCGTAACCTTTAACAGGTAAAATGATGGTCTCTAGTTTGCCTTGTTCGTTACGAACCAAGTAAACAACCGCATCATTCGCTACACGCTTAACTGATGCAATGTCGTTCTTAGGAACAAAAGAGTTTTTAGGGTCACGAGCTGCTTTGTCCATATCGAAGGTATTACCGTCGATACCGTTAACAAAGTCACCTGTTTTTAGGTTTACTACTTTTGCTGTAATACGCGCATCGTAAAGCTTTTTAACTTCAGCTTTAGTCATGGTCAGATTACGAGTATCAAGTAGGTTTGCCGCTTCTAAAATGTATTTTTGCTGGTCAAAGCTTTTGTTGTCATCTTGGATAGGCTTAAGCATTACCGCTGCAGCTGATACCAAAATAGAACAAACCAAACATAGACCAACTACAACGAGTAGGGTTCTGCTGAATGAATCTTTATTTGCGTTAGCCACGAGCGATCCTCCGCTTAATGTTACCTTGTACGACGAAGTGATCGAATAAAGGTGCAAACAAATTAGCAAACAGAATCGCCAACATCATACCTTCTGGGAATGCTGGGTTGATCACACGAACAAACACCACCATTGCACCGATCAACATACCGTATGCCCACTTACCTTTGTTAGTAAATGAAGCAGATACAGGGTCAGTTGCCATAAACATCATACCAAAGGCAAAACCACCTAATACAAGGTGCCAGTACCAAGGCATCGCAAACATTGGGTTAGTGTCACTACCGATGACATTCAATAGTGTAGATACCGCAATCATACCTAGCATCACACCTGATACGATTCTCCAAGATGCGATACGTGCGTAGATGATCACTAAACCACCAAGCAAGATAGCAATCGTAGAAACTTCACCCATAGAACCAGGAATGAAACCTAGGAACGCATCCCACCAGCTTTGATCAAACGC is a window encoding:
- a CDS encoding Na(+)-translocating NADH-quinone reductase subunit C, whose protein sequence is MANANKDSFSRTLLVVVGLCLVCSILVSAAAVMLKPIQDDNKSFDQQKYILEAANLLDTRNLTMTKAEVKKLYDARITAKVVNLKTGDFVNGIDGNTFDMDKAARDPKNSFVPKNDIASVKRVANDAVVYLVRNEQGKLETIILPVKGYGLWSTMYAFLAVKPDMNTIENLVYYKFSGSGETPGLGGEVQNPKWIAKWNGKKLYDDKGNLAIKVTKNPAEAMTVHGVDALSGATLTSNGVQHSLTFWLGNEGFARFIEKVRKGGLS